The following coding sequences lie in one Pseudomonas syringae CC1557 genomic window:
- a CDS encoding inhibitor of vertebrate lysozyme family protein codes for MHTSFRTLAAALLLGGSAMATAANDGQSRVNELLSSSPEYRTTWTKVVKKEERLPDWVLNLSGASEQQMTAVTEDGDKYLVGPLCETADTCKSKRLIVAVSLDKEDAYAMLVEVPAGLPADKSPTRHATYRYLGEPDEGMKGLLQEQLRKDPNWY; via the coding sequence CGGCAGTGCCATGGCCACGGCTGCCAACGATGGGCAGTCCAGGGTCAATGAGCTTCTGAGTTCGTCCCCTGAGTACCGCACTACCTGGACGAAAGTCGTCAAGAAGGAAGAGCGGTTGCCGGATTGGGTTCTCAACCTGTCCGGTGCCTCCGAGCAGCAAATGACGGCGGTCACCGAGGACGGTGACAAGTATCTGGTGGGACCGCTTTGCGAAACCGCCGATACGTGCAAGAGCAAGCGTCTGATCGTGGCTGTCAGCCTCGACAAGGAAGACGCCTACGCCATGCTGGTTGAAGTGCCTGCAGGTCTTCCCGCAGATAAGTCACCTACCCGTCACGCGACTTACCGCTATCTGGGTGAGCCTGACGAGGGCATGAAGGGTCTGCTGCAAGAGCAATTGCGCAAAGACCCGAACTGGTATTGA
- a CDS encoding ATP-binding protein yields the protein MKTPLWFPQSFFSRTLWLVLIVVLFSKALTLVYLLMNEDVLVDRQYSHGVALTLRAYWAADENDRDAIAEAAGLIRVVGGGVPEGEQHWPYSEIYQRQMQAELGADTEVRLRVHAPPALWVRAPSLGDGWLKVPLYPHPLRGQKIWSVLGWFLAIGLLSTASAWIFVRQLNQPLKRLVFAARQLGQGRSVRLPVSDTPSEMTEVYRAFNQMAEDVEQAGQERELMLAGVSHDLRTPLTRLRLSLELMNDNEFSEGMVRDIEDMDAILDQFLAFIRDGRDEEIEEVDLGDLVRDVVAPFNNDEDSIRLCLEPIPPFPLRRVSMKRLLTNLIGNARHHAGNGIEVAAYVSGDRNAPYVVLSVLDRGAGIDPSELDTIFNPFIRGDRARSGKGTGLGLAIVKRIAAMHGGNVELRNRSGGGLEARVRLPLGLMLPRDAT from the coding sequence ATGAAGACTCCGCTCTGGTTTCCGCAAAGCTTTTTCTCCCGCACGCTCTGGCTGGTGCTTATCGTCGTGCTGTTTTCCAAGGCCCTGACCCTGGTCTACCTGCTGATGAACGAAGACGTGCTGGTCGACAGGCAGTACAGCCATGGCGTCGCGCTCACCCTGCGCGCTTACTGGGCAGCCGATGAAAACGATCGCGACGCGATTGCCGAGGCGGCCGGTCTGATTCGTGTCGTGGGCGGTGGCGTGCCGGAAGGGGAGCAGCACTGGCCATACAGCGAGATTTATCAGCGCCAGATGCAGGCCGAGCTGGGCGCCGACACCGAGGTTCGTCTGCGCGTGCATGCGCCGCCCGCGCTGTGGGTGCGAGCGCCCAGCCTTGGGGATGGCTGGCTGAAAGTACCGCTTTATCCGCACCCCTTGCGCGGTCAGAAGATCTGGAGCGTGCTGGGCTGGTTCCTGGCGATTGGTTTGCTGTCTACCGCGTCCGCCTGGATTTTCGTCCGTCAGCTGAATCAGCCACTCAAACGCCTGGTCTTCGCCGCTCGGCAACTGGGTCAGGGGCGCAGCGTGCGTTTGCCGGTCAGTGATACGCCCAGCGAGATGACCGAGGTCTATCGAGCCTTCAATCAGATGGCCGAGGATGTCGAGCAGGCCGGGCAGGAGCGCGAGCTGATGCTGGCGGGGGTCTCGCATGATCTGCGAACGCCATTGACTCGTTTGCGTCTGTCGCTGGAACTGATGAACGACAACGAGTTTTCCGAAGGCATGGTGCGCGACATCGAGGACATGGACGCTATTCTTGATCAGTTCCTGGCGTTCATACGCGATGGTCGCGACGAAGAGATTGAGGAAGTCGATCTGGGCGATCTGGTGCGCGATGTCGTTGCACCGTTCAACAATGATGAAGACAGCATCCGATTGTGTCTCGAGCCGATTCCGCCTTTCCCGCTGCGTAGAGTATCGATGAAGCGCTTGTTGACCAATCTGATAGGCAACGCGCGGCATCATGCGGGCAACGGCATCGAAGTGGCGGCTTACGTGTCGGGCGACAGAAACGCGCCTTACGTCGTGCTCAGCGTGCTGGACCGAGGGGCAGGTATCGACCCTTCGGAGCTGGACACGATCTTCAACCCGTTCATCCGCGGCGACCGGGCTCGCAGCGGCAAGGGCACCGGGCTTGGGCTGGCCATCGTCAAGCGCATTGCTGCGATGCACGGTGGCAATGTCGAGCTGAGAAACAGATCAGGGGGTGGGCTTGAGGCGCGGGTACGTCTGCCGTTAGGGCTGATGCTGCCGAGGGATGCGACTTGA
- the ompR gene encoding osmolarity response regulator transcription factor OmpR encodes MSSTAQNAEGEKILIVDDDPGLSSLLERFFTSKGYRARAVANVEQMDRLLAREVFNLVVLDLMLPGEDGLSACRRLRAANNQVPIIMLTAKGDELSRIKGLELGADDYLAKPFNPDELMARVKAVLRRQAAPVPGAPGSEDESVSFGDYVLSLATRELKRGEEVHMLTTGEFAVLKALVMHAREPLTRDKLMNLARGREWDALERSIDVQISRLRRLIEPDPSKPRYIQTVWGVGYVFVPDGAGNR; translated from the coding sequence ATGAGCAGCACCGCACAAAATGCTGAAGGCGAAAAAATCCTGATTGTCGATGATGATCCGGGGTTAAGCAGTCTCCTTGAACGTTTTTTCACCAGCAAGGGCTACCGTGCCCGCGCTGTGGCGAACGTGGAGCAAATGGACCGATTGCTGGCCCGTGAGGTGTTCAACCTTGTGGTGCTGGACTTGATGCTGCCGGGGGAAGACGGTCTTTCCGCTTGCCGCCGGCTGCGTGCCGCGAACAATCAGGTGCCCATCATCATGCTGACCGCCAAGGGCGATGAGCTGAGCCGTATCAAGGGGCTCGAACTGGGTGCCGACGACTACCTGGCCAAACCGTTCAACCCGGACGAGTTGATGGCTCGGGTCAAGGCTGTATTGCGTCGTCAGGCTGCGCCTGTACCCGGTGCGCCCGGCAGTGAAGACGAGTCGGTGAGCTTCGGCGATTACGTGTTGTCCCTGGCGACCCGCGAGCTTAAACGTGGCGAAGAAGTCCACATGCTCACCACAGGCGAGTTTGCGGTGCTCAAGGCGCTGGTGATGCACGCTCGCGAGCCGTTGACCCGAGACAAACTGATGAATCTGGCCCGTGGCCGGGAGTGGGATGCTCTGGAGCGCTCCATCGACGTGCAGATTTCCCGTCTGCGTCGTCTGATCGAGCCGGACCCGTCCAAGCCCCGTTACATCCAGACTGTCTGGGGTGTGGGTTATGTATTCGTTCCAGATGGCGCCGGAAATCGCTGA